The Silene latifolia isolate original U9 population chromosome Y, ASM4854445v1, whole genome shotgun sequence sequence aaaattgatgtcgtgttatcaattttcgacttttattttgatggaaaattgcgaaaaagcgaacaaatttcggaatttcgactgacatggaaacgatccgtcgcggatcaggacgactagcccttcccccttaaaaaaagaaagaaaaatccgcatGTTTAAAgatgcgtcatggaaaccgtgtcagatttcgtgaaacgcaaaaacaaggaaatgtgagtgtgaggaaacacaaaaatgtcctGGGTCATCCCGAAGAGACGctagcttcctggcgggaggtttgaggtgtcaggagaaaacacaagttgaacaGACGAGTCAACAACGAGAATCCTGGGGAAGCCACAAAGaagcgcgagcagcctggcgatggaagccggctctcccctttttctgaaaaacgcgctgatcagtttgtataaatagggacgtttgcgcttcattgtttcatcatccgaaacacaaaaaaatctcgacaaaacttcttcttcttcttccacaaaaatatttcatggacgcttatgagaacgcattgcgacaatgatgccgggatttgtcgcctcccgataagtatcaactcatttgcatgggagttggtcaattgttggtgctccgcaaagtcaaggtgcaaccgtcatttctcgaagcatgttctcggttttgtgattcgaaacaccatgttttcgttttcccaaaaggtgaagtttgtcctcttgccggagaagttggagccattggttggtggtcgggttgtgtttcggtgcttcccccgactcggtttTGCTAAAAGGAAAAATTCCATtgcatgttgggcttgtcaacaagccaaatcaactttcttcttgctccacatggtgtggatatgttggctcttatcaacatcttttcaaaccgattagatgctaatgtctctgaggtggctaggagaagggctcttgccttttgtctTATCCATGTGTAgatctttgttgatgtcttgaagaaggaggggccaaaatactatggtagcatgacccttattcatgtgattgagcaaatggcgcatggtagagatccatcgtggttggtgatttgcgagatcatccaagctttggacaaggaaggctctagtggagaagctccctcttttgggtccccaagggtccttcaagtgtggctattggagaggctaaggtatgtagagcctccggttaatccttcttcttataccttccgtcaccttaccatgaggaagaagttgtacccggatagtttcgcttctaccgaggcttaatgggccgcaagattggcggaggagggtggtcctcatatccattGGGTGGCGCCGTGGTGGcatttgaggtccttcacggggttgcctgcttcgggtgctagtcctcgttctttgatggtggtgggtttgaaggttgcttccttcatatatcccgaaaggctcatgagggaaatggggcgtcaacaaaaggtgcccgctcaagatactcttgtccaagagaatgttttccggaactctgaGCTTATGGaggtctttgaaaggtggtgggccactcggcctctttgggaggtaccaaaccccgttgccacgacatgggtgactcccgcttatgtcaagtgttcacgtgctccgtccttgaaagagaggtccaaattccataaggacgaggttgtcgacttgaagtatcgagaggttggcaaggccaaccgtgccttctttgaggagtatgttgatggagctacccccgatgtgatgagaccaccgaagaggaggagttccggccccaagaatatggtgggccgttcATTGGCTCTTTTTGGGATGCGCATGTTCTGGGTTGgcctctgtccctgaactctttcttgctttgacgtagttcctaattacgtaattaatcgactattaatcgaaTTATCGCTGCTAATCTgtcgtatctttatgcttttttttttgtttttgcaagaaaagcaagcctatATTATTCATCCATTAAGGGAATAAAAGAGGCCAATCTTACAAAGATAACCGACaacacttccaaatatatttCTATCTAAAGGACTCTAGGATTTCATCCTCATACGAATAATGAAATACATATAATAATCTTATACTAAGTATTGGACACGTCGTACAATATAGTCCTCATTATATTCAACATCTCGAAAAATACGGGAATTCCGTTCTTCCGAGATGCTATAGGTTAATGCAGTAAGACAGCTTGATATCCACTGAGCTTTCCAATGGCGCCTATTCCTTCGACCAGCTAACCAATGCAGTTCCCTTTTCAAGCATTCAGTTCGCCCCCTTAGCTTCAGCCAATGCAATAATCTGTGCCAAATTGATGCAACAAACTGACAACGGAAAAACAAGTGTTGATGAGACTCATTATCAGCTTTGCATAGAATGCAGCGGTTAACTATATGCAAGCCCCTATGATTCAAGTTGTCCATGGTAGCTAACTTATGTTGCATAGCCAAGACTACCAAGACACTATGCTTAGGAAGAGCAACCTTGTTCCAAACAGTCTTTTCCCAACTGATTCTATGATCATGATCTCTCAGTTGTTCATAGATTAGGCTGAGTTGCAGCTTCCCACCTGCAACACAACTCTTCAGCAAGGCACGAGCATGATCAACACCACCAGTCTTTGCTAATAAAATATCCTGACCTTCAGAATGCTTTTCCAACTCTCAGAATGAAAGTTTTCTGGTTGTAATGTCCAAATGCTTCAATTCTTAATGTTATAGGTATCATTCCAGAGGACCCAAGAGCTATCAGCATGAGTCTCAATAGCCCAAATCCACTTACATAGTAAACATTTATTCCAAGCCAAGACTTCCTTAATATTAAACCCTCCCTCCACATGAGGTTTACAACAAGAACTCCAGCTTTTCATTATAAGTTTGCGTTGACCCTCCTCAGTACCCCATAGAAATTGTCTGCAAAATTTGGTAACCAGTTTGATTACACCCTTAGGGATCAGTAGAGTGGAACACCAGAATTGTTCCAGACCAAAGATCACAGTATTTATCAAACTGAGTTTTCCAGCATATGATAACCTATAATTAGCCCAATGATGAAGAGCTTTTTGGATATTATTCAACAGATCAGCAAACATCTCTTTATTAAGTCTTCCTTCATTTAGGGGCACACCCAAGTACCTGAATGGGAACTCTCCTTGCACAAATTTTGTCTCCTCAAGTATAGCTTCCTGAACTCCTGCAGAAACTCCTCCCATATATATGTTAGTTTTATCAGGATTTGCATACAACCCAGATAACTGTGCAAACTCGTCCAAAGTTTGAGTAGCAGCCTTGACTGAAGGGACATCTCCACGAACAAAGAGCATTAAATCATCGGCAAAGATAAGATGATTTAATCCCAGTCTTCCACACTTAGGATGATAAGATACCTGTCGCTTAGAATGCATACATCTGAGTAACCTGGAAAGAATCTCCATGCTCATTACAAATAGGAAAGGAGATAAAGGATCTCCTTGCCTCAACCCACACTCTCCTTTAAAGAAACCAACTGTATCACCATTGATTTTTAAACTAAACCAAGTAGAAGTGATACAGTCCATAATCCACTTctgaaattgggggggggggggggaagttGAAGTGTTTCAACATCTGTTGTATAAAATTCCGTTGCAAGGAATCAAAAGCCTTCCTGATATCCACTTTGATCATGCATCTTGGTGAAACCCCTTGTTGCCCATAACCTTTTACCAGAGATTGAGTGAGCATAATGTTTTCAAATATGCTTCTGCCAGCTACAAAAGCCCCTTGCTCCTTTCCAATAATCTCAGGCAACACTACTTTTAACCTGTCACATAAAATTTTACTTATTGTTTTGTAGAGAACAGTACAACAAGCAATGGGTCTATAGTCCATGACAGTGTTAACCACTGGCTTTTTGGGGATTAAAGCAAGTAGAGTAGTGTTGGCTTGCTTAGGCATTGTCCACTTCTTGAAAAATTCTTGTACAGCTGAACAAAAATCAGACTTGATgatatctttatgcttttattttatttttattttttcttttcttttcatcttcaaaatcccgttttgagcgtgcttttgacgtagatcaaataatcatttgtaattattgtaatttacattattttaataaattttatttattatgtatgatttatttacttggctttcacatgtaatttaatctaaCATCAACTTTGACTACATTGACTGCTAAATttcgtgttcaccgacttagtttaattcacatgctaggattaaatttgtgtttgttgcattgcatgcatttaatcgacgacatatcaaatatgaataacttccctaatcatttgtagaggccgctatcgaagcgggcgggattaggtgttcgattaaagagcttcctaatatgtaccctcaccccttactcaagatctctgtgaacatccatgttcattggcatccaccattctagacatagaatgctatgaGTAAAGAGTTCTtaatgttcatgtcactactttgtgtcttgacatgacacgaggtattcgaacggttccaatttcccataaaaattgatggagactccacaaatgcacaattCTTCAAGGGCTTCCGCGCACGCCGCGGGTGGCCCAtttccacagtttggcgactccgatgtggaagatacacttacgtgttacccagggagaaacttgaacgaggttagggaatagtttgtacgagacacttgtcggttttcattactcgaccttcttaggacgttttattcggccttcctaggcttaacccaacccattcgaccaatcgtcccgtctggacagtccaaattcttatctaggCTTaaagatagatagcgattgacctcaaccataccacgatgcttactcatgtttgtatcaagagctttcactactcgaggaaatggactaggaaccgaccttactcatgtttggcacggacctctccacagaccaggatTTGATTTCTTGGTATGGAAaaccaccttttaagccaaaatcctttaaatgcactcagcatactgttataatgcctgtatgtatgtttgtatcatatacgtgatcaccattttgtaagcaaaaccatgacgaaattttgtaaaataaaaaccttttcaaaacgtaaatattttttaaaatggCCTAAAGTAGCGCAAATAAGCCGGAACTCTTTCCaaatgtcaagtcaaaattcgagCCTTAAAACCCATTTGAAACcacacttcgagtcagcactcctacaactacactacagttgtctaggataaacatttcaaaatttgtcattttcaaacctcacttgacacaatgGTACACgtccacttcacgagtcgagtctttttTTAGTAAGTGTgccaaaatggtcgatcgtgttttgattcgtagTCTATCTCTTATCCCCAGTTCCAAAATGGTGAGAACTAGTCACGGGAGCGTTAATGGTCGATCCGAACAACccgtaaatggtaatgatcaaatcctagctgcgctcattcgtctccaaacaagccaagaccaagcttatgctcgcctcaacaCCATCAAAGGCCGTATTGTTgctgtagaagctagacttcctccCACAGAGGATGCCATTCCTGACATGGTCATACATGATAACCTttcaccctttgttggacaaccaggAGTC is a genomic window containing:
- the LOC141632942 gene encoding uncharacterized protein LOC141632942 yields the protein MDCITSTWFSLKINGDTVGFFKGECGLRQGDPLSPFLFVMSMEILSRLLRCMHSKRQVSYHPKCGRLGLNHLIFADDLMLFVRGDVPSVKAATQTLDEFAQLSGLYANPDKTNIYMGGVSAGVQEAILEETKFVQGEFPFRYLGVPLNEGRLNKEMFADLLNNIQKALHHWANYRLSYAGKLSLINTVIFGLEQFWCSTLLIPKGVIKLVTKFCRQFLWGTEEGQRKLIMKSWSSCCKPHVEGGFNIKEVLAWNKCLLCQDILLAKTGGVDHARALLKSCVAGGKLQLSLIYEQLRDHDHRISWEKTVWNKVALPKHSVLVVLAMQHKLATMDNLNHRGLHIVNRCILCKADNESHQHLFFRCQFVASIWHRLLHWLKLRGRTECLKRELHWLAGRRNRRHWKAQWISSCLTALTYSISEERNSRIFRDVEYNEDYIVRRVQYLV